The segment AGGAAGAGTAAGTCCCCAAAGGAAACATAAAGgagatttaattttttggtatgtatgtgtatatacatgcacacatgtataatgtaaatatattttaatccTTAATGCTGGCTTTCTCCCATTCAGTAGCAAAACAAGtgcttattaaaaataacaaacataTTGTTATTGTCTCCAAATGATAATGTCCTtggtaaatataaatatgaacaAACCAGTATAGCTTTGTAACCATTAATCTTTATTGGATAAATGTATGTTTTACAAAGTAAGCTTAACAAAATAACATGGTCTCAGGTTTTGAAAACCTATGTGGCACATACCTGACCCAAGTTcataaagaaattataaaaactCATCAGACAACAGTTCATTAAAGCTAATATTTTCAGTGGTTGATGCATAAAACTAAAAAATCACAAGTCATAATCATCAAGTATCaacatgcatttttcttcataaGATGTGGTTACATACGCTAGGAACGTGTACAAGGACATACAAATTTATAGGGCAGATTTTGATTCATTTGCTCTGTTGTTGTACTACTGATACCTGTATCTAGCATAAAAGGATTTCAAATAAATACTTTCCTAACCACACCTTCTTGTTATACATTAATGGCAGGTAATATCTGATTAAAATGTAATGTGTATGAAAAGgaatttatatttcattaacTTTTGTGTGGACAGCCAGAACAACATACATTCAAACTTCAGTATTGAATTTTGTGCttattcaaatgaaaataacCAGACAGAATTTCAGGTACCCAAATTCTGAAAAGCCAGTGACATGAATGCTGAAAAGTGGCCCAGTGTATTGGGACCAGACCTACTAAGCCAGCTAGAATTTGCTTTCACCAGTTTTAATACTGAACTGGCTTAGCTGCTGCTTTGCAATGGTTTTTCCCGAAATACTGATTCTTGGAAGGCTGCTAGGAGAACAGTTTCAACAACTTCACTGTTAAGTAAATATGCAATATTATAAGGTACATCCTTCTGAAGGAGCTCCAAACACCACAAAGTTTATGTATCTCTGTGCTGTTGGCAGATTCTGATTTCTCTAGCGTATATGCCTTTGCTTTGACACCCTGCATTGGGTTACACCCggttttaaaaattctaagGCTACGGGAAAACATTACAGTTCCCCTGCCTGATCCCCTTGACACTGCATACTAAATTACCTTAGCTTCAAGCTGCTACTAAGGCAAGAACTACTGACATTCTTCTTCTAAGAGAGAGACTAAGTATAAATATGTGctaaaaatctgtgaaaaatgacaCCAGATATGTCTTCAGAGGTTTGAGATGGGAATGCAATAAACCTGAATCCTCAACACctatattttcacatttttttctttgatttgagCTCATTCCAATCCAGCACaaacttcttcctttcttcctttagGTCTTGTCTTACCTGGGCCTTCTTATAATACATTCAGGCCTGCTTCCATGATGCAAACCTAACTTGTAAGAAGAACTGAATAAATGATCCAAACATTTTGAATCTGTTATTCAATTCCTGACATATATTTAACTAAAGTATATTTAGAGACTAAATTGATTTTAGGTAAATTGCTCTTTAAATTCCTTTaactcattttcctttgttattCATTCACTTTTGGGGAAGAGAGCAATAGCAACATTTAATGATTAAATAGGTGCAACCCAGATGATAATACATACTCTGTGAATCTGTGTCAGCTACCCTACGTATTCAGCTCATCTCTGATACACAAGTAGCAGCACATTGCTTCAAAAAAAGGCTTCTTGATCCTCCAATGATACAATACTATTTCACAGTCCAGTGAAATATACCAGTTCCAAAAAACCTGTTGCTTCAGATAAACTTCTATTGggttgtttcctttttttactttgtttcaaagagaagaaacCCAGCAAAGGTGGAGAAGCGTTGATGGTCCCCATGGAGGGCTCCATTTCCCATTCGCAGCCAAACTTCATCTCCCTTGGCAAGTTTTAGGACCGCACTGTTTCCTGAAGTATCTGCTTTCCCTTTGGATTCATAGCTAAGGATGAATATTTTAACAAGTCAGCTTTTTGTATCTCAATAATGACCAAacaaacaactttaaaaatattccaagaaGTACATTGTTATCCTGAGTAAAACTTTCTTGAAAGACTTGCcaaattttttcagctttataAAGAAATTTTGGCAACTTTCTGCATTTGATCTCCTAGTCAAATTTTTCATCTTACCTAAGTGCTAAATGATTTCATTCCTTTCTGAAGTTCTGGAATtgtaacttatttttttccaggacaCAGGAacaaatttttgtttaaaatgaaaCACTGCTCATTGATCACAACACTacagaaaatttttgttttcccttgaaTTCATCCCAGCTAATTTTAAATGCCTCCAGGCCAAGAGGCTGATGTGAGCTGAGCCCCCGTGATCCCAGCACAGGTAGTGACCAGAGACAGGCAACTTGCTCCATACTGAGCCTTTCATTGGAACGTGGCCCACATTTGATGTGGGCTAATCTCCTGGCTTTTTCTGGGTGGTGGttccctttcttccacctcTTGCCTTTTCTGACATCAGTGCTTCAGGGAGAATAGAAATGAagcactttttcttttgcagaaaagaTCTATTGGGATTGAAGCAGCCTGTAGTGGTGTGCTAATGATAAAATGGCCAATAAATGGAATCCTTACTACTTACTCATCTTACTCATCCTTACTACTGCAGCTTAAACACTTTCCAACTTTAAAGTAAATTTCTCTGCCGTCATCTTAACAAGACTGTAACTAGTCACTGGACActtcattatttcctttctctgaaaagcaaagTGAGGATGAAGATATATTTCAGCAGAATGACAGCATGATACCACTGAATTCCAGACCTGACTAGCAGTGCTAACTCCTTTCCCCTCAGTCTGAGGAAGTGGTGATCAAGGCTGAATTTTAGGTCCAGCATCTGTGGTGTGTGTGGTCCAAATATGCAAGCTAGGGatggcaaaataaaatactttttctgattatttattttatcctagagaatttcttccaaataatGGACAATTTTACATTCTTGTAATGTGACCAAGCTATCACAtccatacaaatattttttgcattaaGATGGCCTGGCCCTTTACTTACCTATACAAGCTGAACACTGTGTTACCATTATGCATCAAATACACGTACACTTCCTCCACATCTTCATGTTTCATCATATTGAAAGTAAAGAAATACACCCCTGAAAAAGTTATAAAACACAACTTGTTTGCTTTATAGAAAGAAGTAATCATGCTGCAGATTTGTGTTTCTTGCTTAAAAAACATAACAGCTGTAGACAAAGATGCCTTCCAGTTGTCAGCAgatattttgcttctgcttaTAGTGTTCCAAAATCTGCTTAATTTTAATTCTGCATATGGCAGGGGTTGTTCTTCCTGCATCACAGCTGCACAAGAGGAGAGATTGATGCAGCTGAAAAATAACCCATGAAGAACTGTAATGCCTCATTTCCAACCACACATCTGTTGCAGGTCAGCTCACAGCTGAACTGGCATGGGAGAAGATGGGGATGAGGAGATTGACAGGAGGGAGGAGGTAGAGGAGGCAActgtgaagctgctgctgcttgctaCAACATCAAGGCCATGGTTCTGTCATCACAGTGGCTGAAGGGCTAAGAGCCACAGCAAAGCAGACTGTCTTGCTCCCTCCTGAGCCCTGGCCatgcctcttcctcctgcctttgTGTCAGCACTGGTCTCACTGGCTGGCAAGACCTCTCTTGGCTTGCTCagttttcaattaatttttctggaaaGTAGGCAGCAGGACCTATGTAGAGAGAGTGCAAAGGCAGTTAAATAGTGCCTCATCCTTATTGATCACACTTCTCCCTGTAGCTCCAATAATTGCATTACTTTGTTTTGCAAATGCTCACCATTCACTGGAGCACCAAATCTTCCAGTCATGACATCAAAAAAATTCCCGACATTGGTTTCAACGCTACTGAAGATGATCCCACTGTTCTGGTTGCTGAAGTGAGTAGCCATCGAAGCCATGAATGCGACCTGCAAAAATCCAGTTCTTATTCAGGCAATCATTCACAAAAAGCACATGTATAGGGCAATCAGGTACAGATTTTATCCTGTATTTCCagtctgtttattttcctgagaGAGATGTTCTTCTAGGGCTTGCTCCAAGGCCAATAAACTCCAGTTAACAAAACTCTCATTGAATGAAACTGGAAGAAGACTGGGGTTCTCATATTCAATTGGACTATTCATGACTGTAAAGTAAGCTGTGGTCAAGTGTTTGCAGTTCAGGAccttaatttcagattttatttacttttaagtCTTGCTAGAATGATGCAACAGCAACCTAATATTGAAATGGATGGTGTTTCTGACAAAAGGGTTTCATATAGTTTTGATGCGTTCCTCAATTATTTAAACAGGATATTGCTTTTAACTGCATGTGTGAAAATAAACAGTGCTCAGTAAAATCTATACAGATTAGTGTTTCTTGCTTAGAGATATATGAAGCACTTTTATTAGAGGTCCTCTAgaagtgcagcagctgggactcaatatttaatgctttttctATCTTGTCAGTTGCCCTCAGTCTTGAAAACAGAGGGTGGTGGAGACCAAGaggggaaaataagaaaatgaagactGTGCTTCAACTTCATGTTTCACTTCTTGCCATAGAAATGTTTCATAGGAGGCAGTGCAAAACATCCCATACCAGACAATTTCAATTATGCTCAGCAAGATATCAGGGAATGACCCTGCTAGCTGGCCTGGTCAGGGAAGGGAGTGACCTTTTCTGTAAGCCTATCATCCCCCCCTACCATGATGTGAGTAAATTTGGTATCATCAGAATTGCTGCCAGAATTGTTGCCAGAAGATTACATAGAGACTTGGCTTTTTATTTCTATCTCAGCTTCTTAAATGACAAGTGTTCAATTGCAGCTGTTACTACCCATCACAAaaatgatggggtttttttgagattcCAGCTATgctggtatttaaaaaataaaaaagaaacccagCCCAAACTCCTTTTGATTTCAGAtccaaaccagaacaaaaccaaaacagacaaTCAAATGCAAGTCTAGATCCAACAACGGAAATCGTTAGCCATCTGTTCAGGAATTTAAGGAGCTCCAGATGTAAGCTGAAAGCTTGGGCTGATTTTCCTTACTCCTGCATGGTTGAATTTTTTGTAACGGCAAATTGTTAATATCTTGCTTCTCAGCCAGGATCACATCAAAGTTCATCGTGTGCTAaaggaaagcagctgctgtggcagatTGATGGAGTTTATTGCTTTTGTCTAGATTCCATTTCACAGTCTCTTTGACCCTGAGGTACTTTTTGTGGGCTGatcagaacagcagaaaaatatgtcttttctCCCTAGGTCTCATTATGAAGTAGCAGGGTCAACATGGATACGCCAAGTTTTTCAAAATAATCCTGTATTTAAAACAGTGTTGTATTCAAAAGTGTTTTCTCCACTATACAACCACTGACTTTAAAATTCTGAAGTATAATGCAAAGAAATAATATGCTACACTGTAAACATTTTTAAGCACATCTGTTAAAAGATGTGGAATTTTAAGCATTGGAAGTAGATATTACAATATGAGCTTTTGTTGTTCATCCTTTTTCATAACTCATCTTAAATTACATTACTTAAATTACATTGtctttatgttaaaaaaaatagtgataGTTCATTTCAATATAGTAGAAGGACATGTTAAATATAATCAAAGGTATGTTTATAAGATATTCAACTACACTGTAAgtatattatatacatatacatgcatatattttacatatatgtgcatatatatgaatatatctATATGTATCTGTGTatagacacagacacacatgtatagatatatagatatagatatagatatagatatagatatagatatagatatagatatacatatacatatacatatacatatacatatacatatacatatacatgtatGTAGGTGTgcatatatgcacatatatacatacacaagctctctgcctctgccagaTCCTGGATTTGAAGAAGCTTTAATGCAAGAGCTGAGATTGTGCCAATATAAGAGTTGAGCTCAACAGCTCAGGTTTGAACCTGTATTTAAATGCTCATCTGGCTTTTGAGTTACTCATTCATAGGCAGAACCTACATGGCCCCAAACATATTTAAAGTCTCTAGACATATAAATATACAGAAAACTACCAAggggtatttttttaaactagagGACTCTTAACTGCATTCAAAAAGTTTGAGCCCATACTTTGAGGAGCTGGTGCTTCTGAGAATCTCACAAAGCCTGGCTGCCCTGAGAAAAAGTACTCATTTACTCTTTCCATATGCTGCGGGAAGTGCAATTATTTATGCGATACATCTTGGTAGGAAAATTATAGTCCCTGCTATTCTCCTTTAATAACCCAGATACTGGCTTTTTGCCCTCAGAGGGAAGCGTATATGTTTCTTCCTGCCTATTTCTCAGCTGGATTCTGactaaagcttttcttttcctgaaagatCTGGCAGAGCACATTTTGCAGTAAGGACAAGGGCTGTATATGCCTGTATTAATTTAGAAGGGGATTTGCTTCTTAAGCATCTTATAGTAATAAGGTGCTGTTTTTCTCAGTGAAGAAAACCATAATCTGAGATTTGCTGCAGCCAATACAAGCCAGAGATGTTGTACCTGTAGTTCTGGGGGAATCCCAGGGTAACCCTTCTCGCCTTTGGGTCCATGATGGCCACGCTCTCCTCTTGGTCCCATATCTCCTTTGTCTCCTTTCTCACCTTTGGCTCCTTCCTGACCAGTTGCTCCATTATTTCCGTTGTTTCCATGATTTCCTGAAGGGAAACAaagctttctgttttatttaaataatttatcataTTTTAACAGGTAAGTGTGACAGGGTCCTCTTCCACCACCTTGCAACTCAGGTACTCTGCAGTGCCATAAACCCTAGGCTGAGCTGTAATGGATAAAAAACTGCTGTGTGGTCAGGTTGAGAGTAAAGGTTTTGGTGAGCAAGTTTCCAGAAGGACATAGATTTTGGGAGTTAACCCTCATGTTGCCTTGGTGTTGCTGTATAAACTGATGATCTCAAATCATTACTTTGTTGGAGAGATGTTCAAGAAGACCTCAGCAGACAGAAGGctcaaggaaagcaaaagccacttTCTATGGACACATACTGGGTAGCTTGCAGAagtagttttgcttttgctttagtATAAAACCCAATTTCCTGGTAAATTAAGTAAATCAGGATAGGATAAGATAATTTTGAATAAGATTTTGCTATCTTTAAAAACACATCCACACAGATGATGAATGGCTGTAGCATTAAAGCTGCTAAAACCAGGACAGTATGCATTTGCAGGGTGCTGGTTAGCAGGTGTTTCATTGCATAGTCCTAGATTTaaggaaagacaaaatttttataattaagCTTTTCTGAGATGGCTTACTAAGAGTAAACAAGTAAAAAGACTCAGTACAAAACATACTTATGCATCTGCAGTATTACTTACTTCCTGGTGTTTTCTGACTAAATTACTGAGCAAATGTCTATGCAGCTGACAGGATTTTAAAGTTGGCTAGAATCACTAAGCAATTATTACTCCTCCTGCAGCAAATGCCTGATCTTTCAGCTCAGGGGATTAATTAATGTAATTGTTGTTCTAATTCTACCTGAACTGAAATTAGGTTCCTTGCCACTCTGCTTGTTCTTTGAATATTCTCTCTGGTTACAAATTTACAAGAAGAATAGTGTTGTTTGAGATCAAATCTGAGGATGAAGTGATCCTTCAGAGTCTTTCtattaagaaacaaacaaacaaacaaacaacttcAAACAAGGAAGCCAAGGAGTGAAAGAAATTATGcacattttttgtttggataGATGAATCTGCAGCtcttaaaaataacaagaatgATCCTTTATGTGTAGCCAGAACTGCTCTACCAGTTCAGAACAGAAGTCTGTTCTGAAGCAAGCAACATTTGATTCaatcaaggggaaaaaacacctgctgctgttccccttACAGGCACAACAACATGAAATCCAGCAAATGAAGGAGACAGAAACACCAGGGTGCAGCAGGCTGCTGCCAGATGTATGTTTGTGGTACCCTGTGGTGACAGAAAGTGGGACTGAGACATGAAGGAAGGGCAAAACCGGGACAAGCCCACGCCCCAGCCTGTCCACTGCAGCCTTGAAAATGTGGACCTAGTATAAAATCATATCCTGCTTCTTAGAGTCCAACAATTTATTAATGAGTAATGGATTACTGAATTGCTTTTTTATTGTGATAACAGAAGATGTAAGCTTTTGAAGAAGAGACAAGTCTGTCTTTCAGTGACCTGTTCATTTATGTTGTATGTAGTAATATTGGACAAGTCTGAGCCCTGGACATGCCTGAACAAGTTCAGGCCATGCTGTTCATATTTTGCTGTTTAGATGCTTTTCTCTGTACTTTGCTGTACTTTCCCATGCTTGGGGTTCTTTTGCATATTTCTTAGTTTAGAACTATGTTTATAACAAGGTGCAAAGAGAAGAAACTTTGAAGATTTTCCTGTAACTTGTTTTTGAGACCCTTCAAGGTTGCTGAAACGTAAACTGTGCTAAATCAGGAGAAAAGAAGGTGGAAAAACAGCATAGAAGACCTGAGAAAAAGGTGGCCAGCAAAGACCTGGACATTGACCAATCAGCATACCTGGGGGGCCTTGAGCGTGCGGACAAGGGGATTTTCAACTAACAACTAACGTGTGATCACGTAGGGAGTGGTTCTACAGTGTATAATTAGGACTAATTGTAAACAATAAACCAGCTTCTACATAATCATATTGATTTGGTGTTCAGAAGTCCGTTGCTTTCTCCCACAGTTGTACCTCTGCCTTAGGAATGGTGATTTCCAAATCCCTGAAGGTAGCTGCTGTAACAAACTTATGCCAGCATGCAACCAATGTTTTCCATTCTCTAGGCTCTTCTACTTCCATTTCAATTATCAGATCAAAGTATATGCTTTCCTTGTGTATGTTGTTCTTCTgtgcacatttttaatgttaaaaaaaaaaaaaaaatttcattgtgAAAGACAAGATCAAAGAAGGAAGTGAAGGAATTTCTGTGAGAGAGCAGAAGCATCTGTATATCTGTAAATATTGGCTAGCAGTATGGTAGATGAAGAAAAGCCCTCGAATACAGTACACAGTAACACAGCTGGACATACAAAGGTGATCACAATAATCAGCCCCAGGGAACAAGTTCTTCCAAGTTTATTAGGAACTTCATGCTGTTTCAAGAGACACCAATTTTCCCTAGAAATGTAATAAGATTACTTTCAGTATGAACTTCtgaaagctgaattttaatAACAAATAGGCTTTCAGTGGAAAATACCTTAGAATATAACTGAAAATATCTGTCTTctctgaaattacagaaaagctttttcctgAATCTATCCCCAAATACTGATGTTTGGACCACTCTCTGTTGTTTCATGGAATAACCTGAAATTTATGGCCTTCAATTAGACTGATAAAAAAGTGAATTAATCTTCATCTTTACCTGGCATCCCAGGGGGCCCAGGAGGTCCTGGGGGCCCTTGGTAGAGTCGAACTCCAAAGTCACCTCGGCAGCAGGAACTGCAGTCTGGATTCTGCGGTCCAGGCTGGGGGGGCTAAGTGCACAAAAATAAGCTTTAAGTAGCTCATTCATGGAGGATATCAATCTTATGCATGTTGGTTACAGGGTCTTCATtatatatttctgtttatatACTTTGTAAGTTTTCAAAACAGTTCTTATCTGGCATGAAATTCTCACATAGTTAGGTTGTCCCTGAAGATGTTATTTCTGGAAGATTTAAAGGAATAGCTTTAAAGTATTCAAATAtctatacaaatatttttttttaaatcttgtccTGTTAAATaatgaaagtttttaaaataaattaataccAAGTAATGAAATTTAGATGA is part of the Catharus ustulatus isolate bCatUst1 chromosome Z, bCatUst1.pri.v2, whole genome shotgun sequence genome and harbors:
- the C1QTNF3 gene encoding complement C1q tumor necrosis factor-related protein 3 isoform X2, with translation MAEKDFISWHLLALFFLPFCLCQDEYMEPPQPGPQNPDCSSCCRGDFGVRLYQGPPGPPGPPGMPGNHGNNGNNGATGQEGAKGEKGDKGDMGPRGERGHHGPKGEKGYPGIPPELQVAFMASMATHFSNQNSGIIFSSVETNVGNFFDVMTGRFGAPVNGVYFFTFNMMKHEDVEEVYVYLMHNGNTVFSLYSYESKGKADTSGNSAVLKLAKGDEVWLRMGNGALHGDHQRFSTFAGFLLFETK
- the C1QTNF3 gene encoding complement C1q tumor necrosis factor-related protein 3 isoform X1, translating into MAEKDFISWHLLALFFLPFCLCQDEYMEVSRRSYKPVAKILQSHHQTGHKGSRSREILKQRNQLIEWTVDNSTSTDHKVLRPEVDDVELTTSDRVQPPQPGPQNPDCSSCCRGDFGVRLYQGPPGPPGPPGMPGNHGNNGNNGATGQEGAKGEKGDKGDMGPRGERGHHGPKGEKGYPGIPPELQVAFMASMATHFSNQNSGIIFSSVETNVGNFFDVMTGRFGAPVNGVYFFTFNMMKHEDVEEVYVYLMHNGNTVFSLYSYESKGKADTSGNSAVLKLAKGDEVWLRMGNGALHGDHQRFSTFAGFLLFETK